The sequence AGCAGTGACGTTGGTCGTACCATTATTTCAATAGTCATTGTCCAGCACcgctgtttataaaacaaattaaaggcttttaaaatggtttactgTCCTATTATTGGATGTAGAATCATAGGGTAACTGAAAACCAGAGATTACACATTTTGCtttacctaaataaataaataaccaccaCCTTTTGTTAGGTATACTAGGCATTATTTTAGTTATACTAGGGCTTTTATTTTCCAGATATGGTAATAGGGTTTACGTAAAATTTTTAAAAGCCTTTACGCATTTTTTTCTTCACAcgaaaaatttaatttttaaaattgataGATTTCAATACACCTATATTAAAACAGAACGTTTTTCATAAATTCCTGCATTTATACCAAATATAGTAGctgcaatatgtttttatttaatgtgtctATTGTAGCAGGTGAAATTCCGTCTGGCCAATGTTTGTCACATGATTTTCTTCTCATGAGCTGACGTTtgaacacaaagaaaaaagactaaaTATCTACTCATCAGTCATCCAAGCACCTGTTTCTGTTTAAACAATCTAACAGATTCCTGTGCTGCTGTTAAACGTAATTTTAATTTCCGGTTGCTGAAAATATGTTATGTACCCTTACTAACAAGGAATATGTATACATGTAATGCTGTTGTTGAATAGTCATGTGGCAGGATGAAAGCCctttaaatgtaaattgtgtatgtgtgtgcgttgGGAATATAGTGTTGGCAGGGAGCAGCAATGTTGAAACTGCAGCTTTTCATGTCTCCGAGTCTCATTCCTGACGCTAGCCTGCTCCATTGGGTGTGAGAGTGGGATAGCATCAGGAGTGAGACTCAGAGGCAAAacctgcagtttaagcactgttGAACACTTTAAATagacaaaaacaggaacaaatataCAGCCACAAGGACCAAAATATAagatgtaaaaaatacaaaaagcaacTGTAAGGTGGTCATTGACCTTCATTAGTCTTCCAAACacagtatgtgtatgtatgtatgtaagtatttacatactccccccccccccctaaggTTGAGTGGATGTGTGGTTGACGGTTTGCCAAACAAAAGGGAGGAAACTTATGGGACAccctggagcctaattaatcatgaatcattcaattaaggctccagccacattctctcATGTATTATGggagggaggattttaaccccctccctgccaaccctatacTCCCAAGATTCACACATACACAGTTGACATTTAAGGTTTTTGTGAGCCACAAtcattaattaacaattaaagtTTTCCCAGTGTGAACAGAAATGTTGTGTTCAGAGGCAACCCAAAAACTTTTCAGTAAGGACTTACTTAATCAAGTGGACACAGTTAGGGCTTCATGGATACACGTGGCTTGCTTTATAGTACCCTATTTCCTGTTTTCTAGCAAGTGAAATGTTtcttgtcttctgtttgtttgtatgttaatGTTAAATCTCTATTACTAACTTTTTGTCCCTGTCTTTCTTAAGTTGAGGATTGCACATTTCCTTACTGATcttatctcctctctctctctctctctctctctctctctctctctctctctctctctctctctctctctctctctgtatcttgTTCTCTGTCTTGCTTCCATTTTGGGGGAGTAGAGTAAAGATGCTGGTATCAGGACTTTGGTTATGTTGGATGAGCAAGGAGGTAAGTGTGGGTGCTTTTAGGTGGAAATGAGATACTTTTGCAAATTAGAAAATGCAGAAGCaatacacactttttaaatatcaaaagcaTACCACAAAAAAGCTAGGATAAAGCTTTCTCTGAGGGGAAACACATGCTGCTTAACACTGCTATATGTTAAGAATCTTCACTTTtccttttttactgttttaacaaaacagcaaatagCACATGCATATTAATCTTCcaagaatacatttttaacagtacAATGTTAGCATTCAGGGTTGATGAAATCACCCCATATTTAGTGATATTAttcttaataattaaaaatgaagtagtatttgttcttgtttaatAGTATAATGTACGGGCCTAGCATGGAAGTGGTACTGATGGACTCCACCTATGAGAGAAATGTTAGGTGAGATTACAAGTGACATGTTGGTAACTAAACAGGTCTAAATAAGGTGATTTACCTTCCAAAACTACCTCATTTCAATATAAGGTACTGCATTTACTGTTATACAGGTCCCAGCAATTCACAAGTACAGGTATATACAATAATATTGTCTCAGAAAATGAAATAGTTCTGTTGTTTGTTCCACTAAACTCTGACTACATTACCACCACTGATCTAGTGACAATAATCTTTTTTCAGATACAAACCAGATTATTAACAGCTTTTCAGTGGCAGCTAGAATGATGCTGCATGCAGATCTCTAACCAGAAATGTGTGGTGCTTCACACAGCAATTAAACATGCAGAAAACCATTAACCTGCTTTGGATTAAAGACTGTAAAACAATATCTGAGAGACGTATTCATGCTGACAGCTTACCGGTGGTTATGTAAATTTCCTGCCTTTTGATCACACAAGAGGTTTAATCCAGTGTTCAGTACTTGAGATAAGAGTGCATAACCATTACAGGTGTTCAGAACTGATTCATTGTAGTTTATTGACTAGTTGTAGCTCTCCCACAAGGCATTTTAAGgtcattaataaaaatgtatatgaaaaccAATGAGATAATTAAGCACATGTGCTTCTCTTAAGTAATGTATGCtacctgtaatttttataaaAGAGCAAACGGTTTCAAAAGTCTGACATATTTATTTCACACAAATTTTATCtaatccctgttttttttttttttttttaattttacaaagaaAATCTGAGGACTATTGtcaatgtattatttatgatCGTTCTTTAGTGGATTCTTTGCATATTCTGCATACTAATTTGCCCAGTGTATGTTTTTCTTCTGAGTGATTCAATCTTAATTGATGTGAGCAGTAGTTGGTGTTTCATCCGTTTTCTGTCGCAATGTCCCCTTGGTTTACATCAGTTCAGGCTTAAGTTTCTCATAACTATTGTGCTTCCAAAATACCCAATGGGGCGCTTTTATATGTTCTACATTTTCCtaaatttaatttcttacctcttatttcATTCACTGTTGTCATATGGACAATTAAACTTTTGTAATATGGAAATAAACAAATAGCTAGAAAATCAGTGTTAATCTTTTCCAATACTTGACGATAATGTTTGAGTAaaacatacacatactgtatgtgtattacatgtacagtaaatgagtaGCATAGTGTGAGGTGAGCCATAGGGACTCATACCTTGGTGTTTATAGGATAACTCACAGTTGTCATGTGTTCTCTGGTTGTAAAGAGGTCAGTTGTTTAATGTGGGATTAGTTTAAGGCAAGTTAGTTTTTTAACATGTTATAAACCTGGCTGCAGTTAAAGCAGTAACACTGACTGCACCTGCACTCCAAAAGGCTCTTATTCTAGATTTCACTGTAAAGGCAATGGTTGTTAGAAAAGCTAGCTATTCTTTCTCAGTGTTAGGAACGAAGTAAAGGTTTTGTGCCCAACAGACACTTCTAATGTTACAGCCAGTGAGGAGATGAACAATGGGAGATAATAAGCTGAAAGATAATTCCACCTGTTGTACAGTAAATCAAAGCAGGGAATAACTGCACTCCAGGGCTTTTACAAACGCTTCAAGATCAATAGACCCCTTCCACCCAACCACCAGGCCTGGGCTGTTAAGCCTACCATGTCACCTAGTTTTCACAAGTATGTCCCAAGTCACTCCGTTGCATTAATTTCATGGAAAGGTAATCATTCATTCGTTACTTGTACACATTTCTGTTGCCCACAGCACAGAATATGTAAATAATGTACCCCTTTCTAGGAGTTCGTCATAGAGTGTGGCTCGTCAGGAAGACACTGTGGTAGTCTTCTTTCATTTCATTTGACTGCATAAGAAGGGTAATAAAAATGCGTATGCCTGCTGTGACAATATGCAGCGGTGCGTAATTACCAGGCTTGTTTATTAAAAGACAAATCATAACAATTTTATAATTAATCTTTACTTTTTGACCcccaaagcaaaaataaaactgacctACTGCAAggctttattttgtttcattttctatatcattattttttatcaCCGTCATCGTATTAGCATTGAGCCCTGCATACATTGTCATACCAATGCATCATCCCTATTTAATGCATTGCAGTTACTCTATTGTAATCTAGTGCTCATTATTCATGTTCTGTTGAAGACCGATAAAATTCATCCCACTGCTGTCATCCCTTTGTCCTGACCAGAACAACTCGATCGGGTCGAAGATGGCATGAACCATATCAACCAAGACATGAAGGAGGCTGAGAAAAATTTAAAAGATTTAGGGAAATGCTGTGGCCTTTTCATATGTCCTTGTAACAAGTAGGTACCGGGTGCCAGCTCTGCTATGTGGTGGtgtctgatttgttttttgttttttgtcacagtgaatgtctgaagtattttgtctctcttttttgtccttttttctcATCTGCTTCATTCTTTGGGgataaaatatttgtgtttaatcAGAACAACTGGAACGCATCGAGGAGGGAATGGACCAAATCAATAAGGACATGAAAGAAGCAGAAAAGAATTTGACGGATCTAGGAAAATTCTGTGGTCTTTGTTCCTGTCCATGTAACAAGTaggtgctgcctgcctgcctgcctgcctgccaaaattaaaaaaaaaaacaaggtacccAAAGCGTTAAAGCTAAGCATTGGACAGCTCAGCCATGCAAGGGAAATGGGCAGGATGAGCATGTGGCATGCAGAAAAATCTAAGCACATTCAAATGCATTCATTTCATAGTGTAGACTGTCCAGTGAGAAATAGCAGTTCTTTAAAATCAGGCATGCTGCAGTGACCCTCTACTAAAGATCATCAATATGCATCAACTGGATATTTAAAATGGCGTTTCAACATTTTCAGCTGTCGAGGCTTAAGAAAACGAACATATGGATGCCCTGGTTGGTTGCTTTCATTCGGATTTATTAATTTACAATTTAGACATATTctaagtgtattttaaataatattccaATTAAACTTGAAAATGTTGAAATACATGCGAGTCACCAACACAGCGCTAAATGGCATGCTCATGACAGTGAAattcaaatcacatttttttttttttttttttgcatcatttttaattattttaggatttaacatcgtgtaatgaaagaaacaacaaaatgatatcgcaaacgTCTTCCGGAAGACGAAATAGTAGTACAGGACCgatatttcatgctagatttcaaaatgtcacatttttccatttttgtcagtttttttgttaaagtatatGGAGAATtaaaaagtggtatgtaattcagtatgtcaatgtaacattattcagcaggtttcatttcgactttatgatgcaaaattagtTCCTTTTCTATAGAGGGTGacgcaaaccttttggccatagctataaaTATAccctttacaaaatgtttttattatcattacaCATAGTAAAAAccataatgttacattttgagCATCAAATAATTTATAGAGGAGCATGATAGCACACATGGAGAATTTACCTTTGCATGCAGAGTGGTGTTAAAATTTGTTTACTGGAACCCTAGGCTCATGCTAAAAGAATACTGGGTTATCAAAATCCAGTGGTTTAGTATGTTTTCCAATGAATCCACCGCAATATGCTGTAGGTTCGGCAGATCAGATGTCTTAAAAGGCTTAGGAATTAAATGGTGTCTAAATGCTTGGTCTTCAATGTACATCTGTGAGAAGCATATGATGTGTTGATTTCCAGCCAGCCCCCTTGTGGAATGTGTTCAGGTGCTATTACAATGGGAGCCcgattttaataaacattttaacaatttCAGTGAGATCATATATCCGTGCAAtaaagcaatgtttattttaaatgaattaccaTGTTATTgctgatttgtttattaatacaaatagaTATTGCTCTTCTTATTGCATGGACTTACTTTCTCTTGGTGGTTCAGCATCATCGGGTCAGATTGGTGGtattcagggtctgtgaaatgaGCCAAACATGCTTTTCATCTGTTAAAGTTAGGAGTTTGGCCCTCGATCCTATATGTTATACAATGCTGATCCTCTGTTAAAGTTATGAGTTCAGCCCTTGATCCTATAAGAAATACGATGCTGATCCTCAGTTAAAGTACAAAGTTTGGCCCGTGATCCTATATGAGTACAAAGTCATTAAATGTGTACCTGATTAGGCACAGATCAGTCTTTTAACCACAAAGTGACCAATGTAAAGCCCTAACAAGCCCAGTTGATCGTACAGGGTGCAAAAAAGTTTTTAGGCAAACCCTGACAAAAACCTCCAGTGCTATCTCCCCACAGTTATTAAATACTGGGGACTAGACTTACAAAGATTGCACCATGTGTCATTATAAGAAAAACAAGCTGTTAATCTTATCCAAACCAGTAAACATGCATGTACAGTAGGTCTCTTTTAGAGCTTGTTTTTGCAAGTTTTAAACAataacatggattttaaaacattttaaataaagggaaATGCACCTCTAAGCGGTAACACTTCAGTTTAGGGATCCatttataagtgattataaataGGGGTCTGCCTAAATCGCAAtttcgcggaaatcgtgaaatttaGGGGTCAACGCGAAATTCACCTATTTTAGGGGCCAAAGCTTTCCGGACAAgtatggagaggaaaaaaaaaaacctagtttaaATGAATTACTGCATGCAAgtgacgcaaactacgtatcttccttccgtagatggtttttatttattccttcactgtcctgtgtgcattgcacttaggcaaaacatttccaaaataattctccaaagcggttaacgttcttgtttaccgTTCAAACAACaatgatgtaaaataaacaacagctttcagaaaacaaactggaaagtcagcgcagacaaaaagtattcctgtcggttatagctaagttaaatcagcactacaggtatgatctagcacagccacctcgcttcagataacctgctgcttactttttaaatgcagttacagTATTAGACCCGAACAGGCACGTTTTCTTTGCTTTGAATCGgtattgataaaataaattattggatgggacaaataaaaTGACAACGACCGTGCTGCATATATTCCCTTTATTacagtatgccagatgcccttgggtaaacgaGTTTTGGTGCTGTTTCTAATCGAGTTCCTCatttgtataacttggcaaagctttcccttaacttccaaccaattgagtggatgcagaacatgcagtctcagTATATGGGccagtcaactgcagggggatgctgcatgcttgcctttaacaaatgacagcattctgttttagtaaggaagcaagcaccactatttttaCACTTTATAACGTTCTGAAATACTTtcggtttatttaatgtttaatcagGTCAGCgaaatgtcagcgaaatcctaacgtgaaaaatacgtaaatttacagCGATTTAAGTAGACTCCTAATTATAAAGTATACAGTCTAAGCATGTTATTAATTAGCTATTAACGGTTAAAGGTTATGATTAGCAATAACAGGACTGACTATcaataaggtgttttttttttttttttttttttactatagcaTGTTATAATCACAAAATATAAAGGGATCCTAAATATAAATTCTGAGTTGAAGGAAATGATACAGTATAAACCATATTGTAATCTGTCACTAGAAGCATGCCTGGATTTTTAACACTTTATGTTTTTGTAGTAAGATATTGAGCGCTGTTCTTATTGAAAGAAGAACCtctctttgtctgtttttttttttttttttttcgctagTCATGTAGGCTCTTGCTGATGGTgcaaaatgctgtaaaaaaatattaatgaatacaaaaaaaaaataaaaaatcttgatTTAAAATATCATTCAATAATTAGAAATATTACAGAATTATTATGTTAAACCACTGTAGCAGTTGAGTTAAGTGAGGGTGCTTCACTCTCTATTTCATGCCTACAGCCAGTGCAAAGGTCTTTTCACACCGGGTGCAATGCGACTTGTCCTGCGATAAAATGATACTTTCACtgtgacactacctttcacaccagtggcgtCAGTGATAATAGTCCTGtgatacagctaataaaaatgtagactACCTAATAGCTTTTtacagaatacttatttcagtaaaggtaaactaATCATACACACCAGACCAGCTGTATCCAGTTCCCTAGAAATGGACTCCCAGATTTTCTCCTTCATTGCGGTGtctttatcatttttgtgtcctttattgtacagcacCAGGTATTTTGAAACTGCAAGGATGATCttttcttctgccattgtttactgaaacaagggaagctgttcctcattggtcagttccctggCAGCGGCGCGACAAAATCGCAAAAATAAAGACACCAATCCAATTTCATTTGCATTGCTTCAGTGTCGCCCGTCGCATCACAGTAAGTGTGAAGGCTTCATATTTTGTTAATCGTGGCGCGGTGTGTCATACTACACATAGGCTTGTGGCATCGTGTCTGGTGTGAATAGGCCTTAAGGTTTGCAGGCCTAATGCTTCCCCTTCTGATGCTAGGTTGCTTGTTGTCTTTGCTCCTGCTCTCATCCCAGCAATTATTTTACTTCTTGTCTTAGCTGACAAAGGTATGTACATCATTTCTAGATGTACGGTCACTAAGTTCAAGTACCGATATATTACTATGACACGTGTAATATTTGTTGCCCAAATTTTCAGTGGAGGAGAAAAATGACATCGCTCCTAATAGCTTTAGAAGAATATTAGCTGGTTTGACATTTTTCGTTGCTCATACTACCTCAATTACAGAGGAAAattcaacctttttttctttaataaaacagagCTGAACCATTGTCTCTAAATAAGAAGCATCTTTGACGTGATGTACACACTGTACTTTggcagttctgtttttttctgtactaTCTGTTTGTCTGCCAAATAtgttttctgtgttatatgtCTCAGTCCAAATGGGTGGAGATATTGCTAAAAATGCCAttcaattgacttttttttttttttttttttttttttttttttaaatctgtgtctaATAAGAATTCAGaccattttttttgtacagtgtaatCATGTCTTCAGCATTTCCAGGGCTTTTCTTTATGATATATCGGTATAACACAATAACCTAGTGAGCTAATCTCATCTGCCTAATTCAGTTCCTGGCTTGCAGAACTTAAATTAGCCATGCCCATTCTGTATGCTGTTTCTGTTACTCACACATTTTCTGTGCACAGACTCAAGTCTAGTGATGCTTACAAGAAGGCCTGGGGCAACAACCAGGATGGTGTAGTAGCCAGCCAGCCTGCCCGCGTTGTAGACGAGCGTGAACAGATGGCTATCAGCGGTGGCTTCATACGCAGGTGAGTCTTTCATTTTCCATCAAAATATGACAGGTACAGGATGTTTAGAATTCAAACAAATAGTGAACCATACAAAAGTGGACACAAGATGAGGCCCCCAAGGCAGTCtgggaaaaaatatttttagaacTCAGAAGCATGCAGGGTGACTGATAACAGCCTCCATTGACGAGCTGATTAGAGAGCTGAACCTGAAAAGCCTTTTTAGTATTGTGATTTGAAAGACAAAATAAAGAAGCGATTGTCAGGTAACATATTCCATTTTTTTCTCATGCTTGAAAGTTCTTGatggtattttaaataatgtgaagAAATGGATGCCACTTTTCTGAAGCTCTTAATTAAAGAGATACTCTAAAGatagattatactgtattttagtttacCAGCAGGTTTTACTTACACAGTCCTCCCTCATTATGTCACCTCTCTTTCTACTACCATCTGCCATTGTGCCCATCCAGACAAATTTATAGAAATGCATTACAGACTTCCAGCACTATACTCTTAGCCAATTAATTCGCCTTTGCTATGTTATCCTCCATTTTGATTGCTAGCATGCAGTTTTTGTTATATTGCCACCTTTAGTTTGGCATCTTTCGAGTACTTGGTGGAGAGAGGATTTGAAATTTCTTTCAGTGCCAAAagaatatattttcttattaggAATGAGCTAACAAGATCCTGTTGAATTCATATTCTTATGAAGGAAACATCTTGGTTATCCATCAGCAGGGCAACCATAGCCTTCAGCCTCTTGTGAGCTCTTTCTTCGTTTCTAGGGTAACAGATGATGCTCGGGAAAACGAGATGGACGAGAACCTGGAACAGGTCGGTGGTATCATTGGAAATCTCCGCCACATGGCCTTGGATATGGGCAACGAGATTGATACGCAGAACCGCCAGATCGACAGGATCATGGAGAAGGTAATTGGTGGATGAGAAGGGGGGTGCATGTATTGTTATTGGGCCCTAGATGCATTTGACTAGTAAAGCTCATTCAACACGTACAACTTTAAACACCCATACCTAGTACAAAGACAACAGGCACAACATTGTAGTACAGTGTCTTCAATAAATATTCAGGGTGTTGAAACCAAAGTTAATACCAAATGACAGTTCATGCCAATGCTTACAATTGCTTGTTATTTCCTTCTAGGCTGATTCCAACAAAACCAGGATCGATGAAGCCAACCAACGTGCAACAAAGATGCTTGGCAGTGGCTAAGCTccacacaaaaataattttatccCCTGCATTGTTCACAGAACAGTGTAAACTTGTTTTTATCGTGGTATTTACCTTCTAGGTTTGCACACATGCACATATCAGCCCCCattgtaaatgttaaatgttgtttGTCAGCTTTTTATTGATAGTACctgtaatgatttattttctgGGTATTTTTCTTTCCAAAGGTTGTATATAGTGTTGATTTGATGGCTATAGCGCACTTGTGAAGTTTTCGTTCTCTTTTTTatatactatctatctatctatccatatatatatatatatatatatatatatatatatatatatatatatatatatatatatatatgtagatagatATAGATCTATCTTTTTGCTTGATGACAATAATGTAGGAATGCTATGCAAACTGTTTTCCTTTTCAGTATTCAGTCTCTTTCTAGTAAAACTGTGCCATTCCACGATGCTACTGCTGTGTTgctatttattttgatgttgtaATGGTAAAAGAGCACTTATGGCTGCTGTCCTCCGTTTTCCCTCATCAGCCGTTATGAGTTAATGTTTAGACCATGTGCAGCTGTGTAACTGTAATAGACATTATGCATGATGATTAGTAGATTTTAGAATcttctaattaaattaaaaaaataaataattaaaaaaagatcttTACATGGCAGTAGCAAATTGACAAAAGCATGCTAAGTATTTGGACACAGTTGAAAGTACAGTACTCCTGAGTGCTACAATCTCTGTCAATGTATAGGTACAACTGTGACCATTgctgttaaaaaagaaatatatgccTGTAGCacaaacaactgttttttaaatgaatatgcaGTTGACTAGAGATATTGAGTAAATGCTGAAAGGTGTGGGACTGGTTGTGTACTTTAATATAAGATGTGGATGCTCTTTGAGATggaaaaagacaaacacaaaagGTGCATATTTCTGTAACTTTTCTGATCTTGTTAGTTGCTCTCCCCATGTGGTCTGTTTCCTGTACAATTCTTTGTTGCTTCTGTATCTAGAGCTATGCACACCAAATCACTGAAGTATTGagtagtaaaaagaaaa is a genomic window of Polyodon spathula isolate WHYD16114869_AA chromosome 6, ASM1765450v1, whole genome shotgun sequence containing:
- the LOC121317557 gene encoding synaptosomal-associated protein 25-like isoform X1, producing MAEDANMRNELEDMQQRADQLADESLESTRRMLQLVEESKDAGIRTLVMLDEQGEQLERIEEGMDQINKDMKEAEKNLTDLGKFCGLCSCPCNKLKSSDAYKKAWGNNQDGVVASQPARVVDEREQMAISGGFIRRVTDDARENEMDENLEQVGGIIGNLRHMALDMGNEIDTQNRQIDRIMEKADSNKTRIDEANQRATKMLGSG
- the LOC121317557 gene encoding synaptosomal-associated protein 25-like isoform X2 — encoded protein: MAEDANMRNELEDMQQRADQLADESLESTRRMLQLVEESKDAGIRTLVMLDEQGEQLDRVEDGMNHINQDMKEAEKNLKDLGKCCGLFICPCNKLKSSDAYKKAWGNNQDGVVASQPARVVDEREQMAISGGFIRRVTDDARENEMDENLEQVGGIIGNLRHMALDMGNEIDTQNRQIDRIMEKADSNKTRIDEANQRATKMLGSG